ttgagttacaaaacatttattttgatagatatcccactcgcatcaaACTAAGCGACCATATcggtcgcttaggaaaagacttaagctttcttaaaaaaaataaatagggcccattttgaaaaacaaaagtcaaaaatgtttttgatttaaaaaaaaatcaaaaatattttattaaatttttaaaatttttttttcgaaagattgcatattaataagttacatggatgagaaaataagttacatggatgagaaaataagttacatggatgagaaaaaacacctgcatggccaaaatgtcaaattttgaccgcctctaacttagaaagttcacgagcgatcttgttaaaaaattgtgtctgaattactatccaatagaactaactatggtgcaaatttcatcgcgatcggaagacatcgatttcaaaagttggttcacttgacgtgaaatgccccctatttaaaaaaaaaatcctcaaaaaaatcagttttaattttGGTATGAATACTCgaattcatatttaaatttttatcagcGTTGATATTAGGGTTGTTAATTattcgtgtttaaaattattcgaatagaaacttacaaaattctttttattcaagtagtcgactaaattttaaaaactactcgattattcgaacgaataacaaatttatgtttttattggaataatataatcaaatacaaataaaactgtttaaacACCTCCAAAATCTTAAGATATGGGTAAAAACGCGTTTGCGTACATTAATGCACTTATAAGTGAGTTCCTGTCAACCTAGTTCAATctcaacatattttaaatttctcaataGACGCTGAGACTTTTataatgatatacatatgtatgtgtgcattTCACCAACTACTTAACATGTTTTTTACCACACATCAAAATATTCGGTGCGTCTGTATGTTAGAAACACGATAAGACGACATAGAGATTTAAACTTTTagacaaataattttttgtttggtattaaaaattggCAATATCTGCCAACGATTTTACCTAgcacccatataaggttcccttcagataACTGGCTTATAAAAGTGCGGatagcaattaaattttaaatgtacaaaGTTTTAAGGAAtcgaaatgtttttgtaaaatattatgaggATAGGTCATTAGTCCatcctacctcccatataaatatattatcagAAAATGACTGTAACATAAACAGGGTTTTTAGGAACTAGTTGTTTCATCTATTGCAAGATTTAATTTAGTATTCGGGCATTTCTTTgttcaatattaataataaaattttatttgattattcgacaaaaattgttcgaattattcttattctaaataagatttttttcgaATGACAACCCTAGTAGATATGCaacgtaataaaaaataatataaataaaaatcctaCTTTGTAAAATCGTCCTTCTTTAACAAACATCGAATATTGCATTGAAACTGAACTCAACGTTCGGGCGAACAATTGAGTAGATAAGAAATTCAAATGTAGAAGCCAAAATTAATACTATGAACCGAATTAATGATCTCTAACTAACAGTAATCTTCACATTTAAACGATCAAAACTAAACTCATATTATATGCCACAGGATgcctaataatataaatatgagGGGTGTAGTGTAAAGTGAcccaattaaaaaaaacgatttgaaataaattgacACCAAGGTTAGTTCTTTTGGATATTAGGCTAGCACACATTTTCAGTCCTATCTGTTAAAATTTCCGGACTTAGAGGAAGTCAAAGTTGTAGATTTTGATCATACAGGGTTTAACTCAAATGAGTGGTAACTTTTCGCCTATTAGCCATTCatatcggaagacatcgattttcgATGTTAGGTCACTTAACATGAAATTGCTCATATATGAAATGGAAAAACAGGCATTCTttataataagaaattatttcaaaattataataactattatatttgtaaataatatattttaattattgtcatattaataaaattttaaactaatatattatattaatattaattatcatTAAGTAAtagatttctatatttttatagttagCTCAATTTTGTAAATACTCGTTTGAAGTTAGTAAACTAAATATATACACCAACattaattctatataaataaatttatttaaacagataatataaataatatattctataaaaaacgtAATCCAGAAAATGTTTACTAAAACCCGCAAAGTACGAATTAATTAATGGAATAAACAGTGTGAAgcaaaaattacaatatttataggattatagcaatgaaattacacagaagtaatatttatacaagtcaaaattttatgtggattggtccataattgacccttctcCCCATATAAGATCatcttcagaaaacgactttaacgttaattatgggcgtaaaaatacgaatatagcgaagaaatttgacataagtatgtatcttaggaaccaaaacctttccaccaaatttatcggtctataattgaccctatcccccatataaggtcccctccataaaaatactttaacgctcattactgccttaaaaatacgagtatagcggtGAAAtctctttatcaaattttatgtggaacaggccttaattgaccctacgccCAACATGAGGTCcttatcagaaaaatactttaaggcccattactggcttaaaaatacgactatagcaataaaattcgactcaattaagttccttgccagtcaaaacctcttaattttatgtgaatcgagccttaattgacctacttTAATGTTCCTAtcataaaattaattactgggctaaaaaacgagtaaagcgatgaaattcgatataaacctgaattgtaggaaccaagatcgttctacaacattttacggagatcggtctttaattgacgctacccccatataaggccccttcagaaaatgactttaaagctcagtactgacataaaaatactagtagatttatgaaattcgacaaaaaaattgttttgtgtaagctaataATTAATAATCTCTATCAATTtctatgaggatcagtccataataacaccaccccatataaattccgccccagaaaatgacgcgaaaaatacgaatacggCAATGCAagtcgacataaaacaattttgatttaaaatctctctgccatattttatgactttaatgctccttaatggcttcaaaatacaagtagatcgatgaaattttaaacaaataaggaactgaaatctatgtatgtataaattccCCTActtcctataaaaattagcactgttaatagtaaaacccccattaatggacctgttttaaatgttaccctgatgttctcattaatatcgatatataataataaaatattcaaaatatcaaagttcatatatatacacacacacagaaaaCAGATCGTTTGAAAATCGattatcattataaatatttagttaaattaattgcaATTGTATCCctgttatagaaaaactgtataattaactgattttttatattcagtattaaaaaagtataataataatcGAATTGTGGTTGTAACAAAttccaaattaataatttgaactgaattgtatcggttattatatttatttcttaattcaGTAAAAGCAACCATCCTTTATTTTGGATTAATACGTAAGAACATCTAATATTAGTTGTTGTGACCGAAAAActgttaaaagtataaaatattgagcactgcaaaaattatttaaaatttaattacggttaaaggaaccaaattcgatgttcacaaccaattaattggtaattatagttgacgtatacaaaaataaataaaataaaacaaatttataatttaaaataaaaaaatcgatttatattTGGGAATaaattaatgcagaaatttggataaaaaaggtaatgtttaatgttttatatcttaaaatctattttatgttatgtttctataatatttaataattttgcagcAGCGTTAAGGCGTGAAAAGCTAGTGTTCCTTGGACAAAAAGAGAAGCAAAATCCCTGATacataaaaactatgtttattaccatcaaaatcttaaaactaaaggGAAGAagttcttattttatatttatatataagttttttaagtttatacatattgtaatgtaaatattttaaacaaaataaaatagatttaaaaatacacacgatccacaaattgttttttaattaataatatttcatttacaaataccaataatttcaatacagattaccgaataataaataaaaaattgtgtacaccatatatttagttatagtaaccaaaTTTTACGATAGTTGcaatcgaatttttgtatagttgtgagaaccgactaaattcgattggaaacaaattcggttatcgcaacgaatctgttttctctgtgcacAGATAAAAGATTGATTGGAAATCGGCtactatgataaatatttagtttaattaattaaaattctattgctgttattaaaaatcaataaaattaacaaattttctatattcaatactaaaaaaccataattataatcgaatggtggttttaacaatttccatatcaataatttgaactgaatggtatcggttattaaattttttgtaaattcagtaaatgaagccgattttaatttagaattaaatcgtcagaacatcaaatattagacgttgcaaccgaaaaatagtagagagcaaaaaatattgagcactgcaaccaattatcaatggaaatattatttaaaattgaatgatgattagaggaaccaaattcgatgttcacaaccaataagTTGGTGATTTTAGTtgacgtttataaaataaaatgaatttatatttaaaaaaaggcaaaTTGAATTTGCGTATAAATAAAATCGGAAAAATCGGAtagaaaaggtaatgtttaatatgttttttatcttctaatatactttgtgttattttagttttcataattttacagcTGCGGAAATGTAGTACTCCTTTTGACATGTTGGACAGGTTGAAGAGCAAAATTTCCGacacataaacatcaaattttcatcatcaaccatcaacttatatatctatataagttttttaagtttattcatttatattttattgtaaatattttaaataaaattaaatatattttaaaatacacaaaatccacaaatttgttttcaataaataatatttcagttgaaaataccaataatttcaaaccacattaccgaataaataacaaaaatagttatgtacaccatatattcagttatagtaaccgaatttttcaataattacaatcgaatcttggcatagttgtgagaaccgactgaattcgattggaaacaaattcggttatcacaacgaatctgttttctctgtgtatcagtgatttgatggtgggtataaaagattcggcatagccgaatataacactcttacttgttaattttttcatttagttgaaatttaagactttattatatgtataattgAGATTTTGAAAGATCTTCggtatttttaaagtattttaatgtCTACTTCTTAAAAAAcccttttaaaaatgttaaaaaaacggTTTCATTTAATGGTCAAAAAATTTTAGGAGATCGGGCTATCCAGATTTAAATTGTCTTGCATTGATATAAgtgtaagaaaacattttacaaaacaatattcataaaaaatattggtgGTATTTTTTGGTGACAGTTTTTCGTATatcgaatatattcgacatttAACTTCTAATAACTAACCTTCTATAACTCACTAGGGAAAacttaatttcaacaaatactaTTTTTCCCGGATTtagcataatttttttctaaccaaaattcgaaaaaaaataaacaaattaagaaaaaagtaaacaaaattatttttatttgttttatgtttacatttggacattaaaataacaaatttattttctgaagtggaactatgttaaatttcgtcgctaaactggtattatgaagacagttatgagcgttaaagtaattttctgtacgggatcttatatgagacgtatggtcaattatggaccaattctcataaaatctgacagagatattttagttcctttaaaccttgattatgttgaattttgttgctatattgcagtacattcgcagattcgttaacaaatgcaattaatattaattttaaaaaataactgagtttttaacgcgttttagcgcaatttaaatATACTCCACATATGACCTTttcgaaaacaattttaaaatataaaattcttcccattttatctacagatttggagatttcgttcgaaatttgggtttaaattataataacatgtagcggatgttagcattacattcataacttcagcaatatttgtaaacgtaatctatccaaattaaacgacaaattgaccaaaatatagaatttaagacagtaaaataaaaatatcatctagaaaatgtaaataatgaactaaaagtcatggtgagatagtaGAAATCAAAGGTCATGggtatcaaatctttgcatatatcgcgattattgttcgtcgtacgagtttagatgttattacaacttttgtatacaatttcattttccttagctgtgttacttaaaaatatcagttgattaatactttaaagatattgtgatacaATTCTTGCACCAAttagcagaaaatactttattcttataaaatcatttatcttagaatttcggcaaattagcacagtattttgtttatgcgaaatttcaaataggtatggaagttgcaattatactttaaattttaaattcttacaaaattttttttttcatacaagtaTCGTgagttctttatataaaaagttccaTTCATTCATTATTCATGGTGTTAAATTGACTAGTGtaatattacggtgttgttatgattttagtcaactcagttaatatgtggaaaactcataccaattaagatatcgaaaaatacctttgtacacataagtataaccagtagatgtacaaattacagtaaaaaaaattcgaaaattgaCTAGTGTAATATTACGGTGTTTTGATTTTAgtcaactcatttaatatgtggaaaactcataggtaattttgctaaatcctaaccaattaagatatcgaaaaatacctttgtacacataagtataaccagtagatgtacaaattgcagtaaaaaaaatttcgaatagtaaaaaaaaaatttctcattaccaaaattcaaaacaggacgatatgatttaaaaatagagataaaagattttttattttatttttggaataaaagcaatcagcatttagttcaattgtttgcaaaaaataactaaaacgaaaaaaaaattccacattaccaaaattcaaaacaggacgatatgtatatttacataattgatttaaaactagagataaaaaaatttttttattatatttttggaataaaagcaaacagcatttagttcaattgtttgcaaaaaataaccaaaacgaaaaactaattcacatgtacacatgcaaaataaaaataaccaattttggttaataataaccaaagtggcaacattgcttgtttaaatatttgtcataaCATTCTTACATCGAAAATCATCTTATAATTAGTTGCACACTTTTGCCGATCTTTGCTATGTACCGAATTTTTACTGTTATTCTCTCctgataaattttgtttgtcgtTATCGGTCcacctaaaataaaaaaagtttcagcTATTTTTTTACGGGtttgtaataatataattttaaattcaatgtcTAGTTTTTTAgacattaaataatatttttccgaaaatttaaagtaatttcaaaTCGTTTATAACATGAAGATCTAAAATATTCTATGGTTAGTATAAGTACCCACTAAACAAATTTTGCCGAATTCGTGCTGACGGTCCGCAAAATTGCAGATTTCGTATCCGAATTCCGTCAGAATTCAAAGTCGTACAAATGTCTTACTTTCTTACGACATTTCGTACGAAAGTTTGATCAATTATAAGAAAGTCTGATAGATGTCGGATAAATGTATGATAAAGTGTCCGACAGttcgtacaaaagtctgatcaaatataagaaattgGGTTGTTTATTCTGATCAACGTCTGATGATTactatggtttaattttattaattttattaattttatatatttaggcCCATAATCTCAATCTCTGGTTATCGTTTTTCGGAACGATATACTGCCTGTCAGCGCAATTTTGTtttctcaataaaattttattatttatactatCGTTAATGCTAACCGGAACTCATCATACGGTTAATAATTTATCGATACAATAAATTGACAAAACTGttacttttttcagttttaaaaaacaaaaaattttttatatccacaaataaaaataaaatatgaacaaCAGAGTTTTTGAATTAATCTCAATGGAAGAGGAATTTGAAGAGATTCAGCCTCAAGAAAATGCTGagagaatctataaaaatagacCAAACTTCCTTGAGGATATGGATGAAGATAATTTTAGAAAGAGGTTCCGAATTTCCAAGTCAACATGTAAATATATCCTTAGCAGGATTAGCAAACAACTATTATCTAAAACGGAAAGGTGAGAAATAGCATAATTAAGTGATAATGTGGttaatcttttttttcaaagaaattttgcaTTATCACCAGAAACCAAACTTTTGTTAGCTCTGCGTTTTTACGCTAGTGGTAGTTTTTTAATAACTGTGGCCGATTTTTGTGGACTGAGTATATCATCAGCAGGTCGAGCAGTTAAAGATGTTTCACAAGCAATTGCTTCACTATCTAGCGAATTTATTAAATTCGATgctatgcaaaaaaatattaatgagtTTTATAAAACTGCAAAATTTCCGAAAGTAATTGGTGCGATCGATTGTACTCACGTGCGCATACAATCTCCTGGTGGTGATAATGCAGAACTTTATCGAAATCGAAAAGGATATTTTTCCATTAACGTTCAGGCTGTGTGCAATAATGAACTTATTTTTCAAGATATTGTAGCAAGGTGGCCCGGATCTTCCCATGATAGCACAATATTTAATAACAGCCGTTTAAAATTTAGACTTGagaataaagaatttaaaaacacCTATATTTTGGGTGATAGTGGTTACAAGGTATGTGACTATATGATGACACCTCTGCTTAACCCTATAACAAATTGTGAAAAGTTGTATAACGAGTCACAAATAAGAACTCGTAACGTTGTTGAAAGATGTTTTGGAGTATGGAAACGTCGATTTCCAGTTTTATCAATAGGGATGCGAATAGCTGTTAACACTGCAATGACTGTTATCGTTGCCTGTGCGGTACTTCACAATATAAGTACTCAACGAAAAGAACCCCTTCCACTTGAAGAACAACCCGacattattaatgaaattattgaaaatgataACGAAGTTCATGAAAATGCAAATAATAGAAATTCAAATGCCAGAACCGTTTTAATAAACAGTTATTTTGCAAGGTAGTAGTATTTTTTTGAGATATTTTGATCTAATAAAActtatattacaaattttatttcagtttataaatcatttattgcgaatatttaattaacaaattctcaatgtaaataaaaatatacaaatgatcAGATgcgttgttttttcttttttttcattttggatAAGTTCATTTTTTAATCGTATTGATGTAATTTcgttttgatatttttccatTTCTAGCTTGTGCTTTTCAGCAGCTCTGGCATTTTCATCCCTATAAAAATCCTGCTGTatctttattagttttattttttcatcttcTAATTTGGTTTTTCGTtgattaaacttttttgtattaaGTTTACTTGAAACTTTTTCCTTTAATATTGTAGGGTTCCATTTAGACGATGATGGATACATTTCTTTATCCACTTCCTCGTCGATCTCTATTAAATTTACGAAATCCTAAAAATAAGTTAATATTAGCATTGTTAAACtgtaaaatcttttattttaccTCTTGAATGAAATCATTAATATCATCAGTTTTAGATTGTAATTCTTGTATGGAATCATTAACATCTTCAGTTTTTGATTCAAGTTCAGTATTTAAtcctaaaatttaattgaaaacaattaGAATCGCTTACGTAGCTTACATAAAAAAGAGGCGACaaaactgactatagaatataatatagactagactatagactagactatagattagactatagactagactatagaatataatatagactagactatagactagactatagactagactatagactagactatagactagactagtctatagactagactatagactagactatagactagactatagactagactatagactagactatagactagactatagactagactatagactagactatagactagactagtctatagactacactatagattagactatagactagactatagactagactatagactagactatagactagactatagactagactatagactagactgcagactagattatagactagattatacacaaCTATACTATGGACAAATTTATGtattagtctattgattattTGTCAAAAGATTACAAGTTAGATTAAGTGCTGAAAAGTACTGAAATATAGTACTGCGGTATTTTTCGAAATCATATTGTAAAGTGATGTGACAATTGATCGCTTTTGCCACAGCCTCATACAAGGACCCATTCacaaaatgctttaaatgaaataattgacTTTAAATGTCAGTATCACattaaaattagtttgaaaGAAGTTTTACAGGAATACAGAtccatctaaaaaattttatttggatcgGTCGATATCTGACTTTAGCTGGTTTAATTTGTCATTAAAGGAATTAAGATAAAatcacatacatataataatcaTACCATTACCATCGTTGTCGTATAGATTACACAAGCCAGTAGCAGATTCCCCAATAAGACAAGAAATTTTTTCGGATATATTTGAAACTATGGACGTAGCAGTAGGTCCCCCGCCTGTTCGATAGGTTTCACGCTTTTCGGTAGCTATTTCCACTTTAgactttctttttaaattttcgtacTTGTCGCGAAGCGCTTTCCACGTTCTTTGTACCCCAGACTGACTTGCAAATTCTGAA
The window above is part of the Lucilia cuprina isolate Lc7/37 chromosome 6, ASM2204524v1, whole genome shotgun sequence genome. Proteins encoded here:
- the LOC124420505 gene encoding uncharacterized protein LOC124420505; protein product: MISKNTAVLYFRLNTELESKTEDVNDSIQELQSKTDDINDFIQEDFVNLIEIDEEVDKEMYPSSSKWNPTILKEKVSSKLNTKKFNQRKTKLEDEKIKLIKIQQDFYRDENARAAEKHKLEMEKYQNEITSIRLKNELIQNEKKEKTTHLIISSNLINSLDSEAIACETSLTARPADDILSPQKSATVIKKLPLA
- the LOC124420506 gene encoding myb/SANT-like DNA-binding domain-containing protein 3, with translation MSQNNEKRQRGKNFSLNEEYLLVDLVEKHKSVLENKKSDAVTWRQKNETWEKLASEFASQSGVQRTWKALRDKYENLKRKSKVEIATEKRETYRTGGGPTATSIVSNISEKISCLIGESATGLCNLYDNDGNGMIIICM